In Mangifera indica cultivar Alphonso chromosome 1, CATAS_Mindica_2.1, whole genome shotgun sequence, a single genomic region encodes these proteins:
- the LOC123194250 gene encoding cytochrome P450 71D9-like → MELAFPTFSILLTFLLFLFMLLKKGKKSKTVEKTLNLLPGPLKLPFIGNLHQLGGSLPHHRLRDLARKYGPFMHLQLGEVSTVVVSSPRYAREVMKIHDINFASRPQMVAAHIISYDSADIVFAPYGDSWRQLRKICILELFSRRRVQSFRSIREEEVSALIHWLVSNAGSPINLTEKIFILIYGITSRAAFGSKSKDQELFISLVEDTLKAMAGFNIADLFPSIGFLQWITGFKSQVEKLHQGADRIVEKIINDHKMRNETLNDKSGEAEDDLVDVLLKVQQHGDLEFPLTMDNIKAVVTDIFGGGGETAATTIDWAMCEMMKNARVLQKAQAEVREVFNKKGKINETSIDEMKFLKLVVKETLRLHPPAPLLIPRECREQCVINGVDIPIKTRVIVNVWAIGRDPEYWNEPEIFNPERFLNHSIDYKGTSFEYIPFGAGRRICPGMSFGLANVELSLAMFLYHFDWKLPSGMKNEDLDMTEAFGLTVRRKENLHIIPITYHPPPSS, encoded by the exons ATGGAGCTGGCATTTCCCACCTTCTCAATCCTTCTaacctttcttctctttctcttcatgcTGCTGAAAAAGGGGAAGAAATCAAAAACCGTTGAAAAAACTTTGAATTTGCTTCCAGGGCCATTGAAATTACCTTTCATAGGAAACTTGCACCAGCTGGGAGGCTCTCTACCCCATCACAGATTAAGAGACTTGGCCAGGAAATATGGGCCATTTATGCACCTACAGCTCGGGGAAGTTTCCACTGTGGTAGTTTCATCTCCCAGGTATGCCAGAGAAGTTATGAAAATCCATGATATAAACTTTGCATCAAGGCCACAGATGGTGGCCGCACATATCATCTCTTATGATTCTGCTGATATAGTCTTTGCACCGTATGGTGATTCCTGGAGACAATTACgaaaaatatgtatattggAGCTTTTTAGCAGGAGAAGGGTCCAGTCTTTCCGATCAATTAGAGAGGAAGAGGTGTCTGCTCTTATTCATTGGCTTGTTTCAAATGCGGGATCGCCAATTAACCTTACGGAGAAAATTTTCATACTGATTTATGGAATCACTTCCAGGGCAGCCTTTGGCAGCAAATCGAAAGATCAAGAACTATTCATATCACTGGTGGAAGACACTTTAAAAGCGATGGCAGGATTTAATATTGCAGATCTATTTCCTTCCATTGGATTTCTCCAATGGATCACTGGATTCAAGTCCCAGGTGGAGAAGCTGCATCAAGGAGCTGACAGAAtagttgaaaaaattataaatgaccACAAGATGAGGAATGAAACATTGAATGACAAAAGTGGGGAGGCTGAAGATGATCTGGTTGACGTTCTTCTGAAAGTTCAACAGCATGGTGATCTTGAATTTCCGTTGACTATGGACAACATAAAAGCAGTGGTCACG GACATttttggtggtggtggtgagaCGGCTGCTACAACTATAGATTGGGCAATGTGTGAGATGATGAAAAATGCAAGAGTGCTACAGAAGGCACAAGCTGAGGTGAGGGAAGTCTTCAATAAAAAAGGTAAGATCAATGAAACAAGTATCGATGAAATGAAGTTCTTGAAGCTAGTAGTAAAAGAGACTCTGAGACTACATCCTCCAGCCCCATTGTTAATTCCTAGAGAATGTAGAGAGCAATGTGTGATTAATGGAGTTGACATACCTATCAAGACCAGAGTCATTGTTAACGTATGGGCAATCGGAAGAGATCCAGAATATTGGAATGAACCAGAAATTTTCAATCCAGAGAGGTTCCTTAATCATTCAATAGACTACAAGGGGACCAGTTTCGAGTACATCCCATTCGGTGCCGGTAGGAGAATATGCCCTGGAATGTCATTTGGTCTAGCCAATGTTGAGCTTTCTTTGGCGATGTTTCTGTACCATTTTGATTGGAAACTTCCTAGTGGGATGAAGAATGAAGATTTAGACATGACAGAGGCCTTTGGTCTAACAGTTCGAAGAAAAGAAAACCTGCACATTATTCCCATTACTTATCATCCTCCACCTTCttcttaa
- the LOC123194278 gene encoding salviol synthase-like, producing MELAFPTFSILLTFLLFLFMLLKKGKKSKTVEKTLNLLPGPLKLPFIGNLHQLGGSLPHHRLRDLARKYGPLMHLQLGEVFTVVVSSPRYAREVMKTHDINFASRPQMVAIHIMFYDSSEIVFAPYGDSWRQLRKICTLEPFSTRRVQFFRSIREEEVSALIHRLASNAGSPINLTEKFSH from the coding sequence ATGGAGCTGGCATTTCCCACCTTCTCAATCCTTCTaacctttcttctctttctcttcatgcTGCTGAAAAAGGGGAAGAAATCAAAAACCGTTGAAAAAACTTTGAATTTGCTTCCAGGGCCACTGAAATTACCTTTCATAGGAAACTTGCACCAGCTGGGAGGCTCTCTACCCCATCACAGATTAAGAGACTTGGCCAGGAAATATGGTCCATTAATGCACCTACAGCTCGGGGAAGTTTTCACTGTGGTAGTTTCATCTCCCAGGTATGCCAGAGAAGTTATGAAAACCCATGATATAAACTTTGCATCAAGGCCTCAGATGGTGGCCATACATATCATGTTTTATGATTCTTCTGAGATAGTCTTTGCACCGTATGGTGATTCGTGGAGACAATTACGAAAAATTTGTACATTGGAGCCTTTTAGCACGAGAAGGGTCCAGTTTTTCCGATCAATTAGAGAGGAAGAGGTGTCTGCTCTCATTCATCGGCTTGCTTCAAATGCGGGATCACCAATTAATCTTACGGAGAAATTTTCACACTGA
- the LOC123194259 gene encoding premnaspirodiene oxygenase-like, giving the protein MELAFPTFSILLTFLLFFFMLLKKRKKSKTVEKTLNLLPGPLKLPFIGNLHQLGGSLPHHRLRDLARKYGPFMHLQLGEVSTVVVSSPRYAREVMKTHDINFASRPQMVATHILSYDSADIILAPYGDSWRQLRKICMLELFSTIRVKSFRSIREEEVSALIHFLASNTGSPINLTEKIFTLIHGITSRAAFGGKSKDQELFISLMKDIVEVTAGFNIADLFPSIGFLQWITGFKSRVEKLHQEADRIVEKIINDHKMRNETLNDKSGEAEDDLVDVLLKVQQRGDLEFPLTMDCIKAVVSDIFGAGGETAAATIDWAMCEMMKNTRVLQKAQTEVREVFNKKGKINETSIDEMKFLKLVVKETLRLHPPAPLLIPRECREQCVINGVDIPIKTRVIVNVWAIGRDPGYWNEPEIFNPERFLNHSIDYRGTNFEYIPFGAGRRKCPGISFGLANVELPLAMFLYHFDWKLPSGMKNEDLDMTEAFGITVGRKENLHIIPIPYHPPSPS; this is encoded by the exons ATGGAGCTGGCATTTCCCACCTTCTCAATCCTTCTaacctttcttctctttttcttcatgctgctgaaaaagaggaagaaatctAAAACCGTTGAAAAAACTTTGAATTTGCTTCCAGGTCCATTGAAATTACCCTTCATAGGAAACTTGCACCAGCTGGGAGGCTCTCTACCCCATCACAGATTAAGAGACTTGGCCAGGAAATATGGGCCATTTATGCACCTACAGCTCGGGGAAGTTTCCACTGTGGTAGTTTCATCTCCCAGGTATGCCAGAGAAGTTATGAAAACCCATGATATAAACTTTGCATCAAGGCCTCAGATGGTGGCCACACATATCCTGTCTTATGATTCTGCTGATATAATCCTTGCACCCTATGGTGATTCCTGGAGACAATTACGAAAAATCTGCATGTTGGAGCTTTTTAGCACGATAAGGGTCAAGTCTTTCCGATCAATTAGAGAGGAAGAGGTGTCTGCTCTCATTCATTTTCTTGCTTCAAATACGGGATCACCAATCAATCTTACAGAGAAAATTTTCACACTGATTCATGGAATCACTTCCAGGGCAGCCTTTGGCGGCAAATCTAAAGATCAAGAACTATTCATATCACTTATGAAAGACATTGTAGAAGTGACGGCAGGTTTTAATATTGCAGATCTGTTTCCTTCCATTGGATTTCTCCAATGGATCACTGGATTCAAGTCCCGTGTAGAGAAGCTGCATCAAGAAGCTGACAGAAtagttgaaaaaattataaatgaccACAAGATGAGGAATGAAACATTGAATGACAAAAGTGGAGAGGCTGAAGATGATCTGGTTGACGTTCTTCTGAAAGTTCAACAGCGTGGGGATCTTGAATTTCCGTTAACAATGGACTGCATAAAAGCGGTGGTCTCG GACATTTTTGGTGCTGGTGGTGAGACAGCTGCTGCAACTATAGATTGGGCAATGTGTGAGATGATGAAAAATACAAGAGTGCTACAGAAGGCACAAACTGAGGTGAGGGAAGTCTTCAATAAAAAAGGCAAGATCAATGAAACAAGTATCGATGAAATGAAGTTCTTGAAGCTAGTAGTAAAAGAGACTCTGAGACTACATCCTCCAGCCCCATTGTTAATTCCTAGAGAATGTAGAGAGCAATGTGTGATTAATGGAGTTGACATACCCATCAAGACCAGAGTCATTGTTAACGTATGGGCGATCGGAAGAGATCCAGGATATTGGAATGAACCAGAAATTTTCAATCCGGAAAGGTTCCTTAATCATTCAATAGACTACAGGGGGACCAATTTCGAGTACATCCCATTTGGGGCCGGTAGGAGAAAATGCCCTGGAATTTCATTTGGTCTAGCCAATGTTGAGCTTCCTTTGGCAATGTTTCTGTACCATTTTGATTGGAAACTTCCTAGTGGGATGAAGAATGAAGATTTAGACATGACAGAGGCCTTTGGTATAACAgttggaagaaaagaaaacctgCACATTATTCCCATTCCTTATCATCCTCCATCTCCTTCttaa
- the LOC123221566 gene encoding premnaspirodiene oxygenase-like, whose protein sequence is MELAFPTFSVLLTFLLYLFMLLKKGKKSKTVEKTLNLLPAPLKLPSIGNLHQAGGSLPHHRLRDLARKYGPFMHLRLGEVSGVVVSSPRYAREVMKTHDINFASMPQMVATHILSYDSADIIFAPYGDSWRQLRKICMLELFSTIRVKSFRSIREEEVSALIHWLASNTGSPINLTEKNFTLIYGINSRAAFGGKSKDQELFISLMKDIVEVTAGFNIADLFPSIGFLQWITGFKSRVEKLHQEADRIVEQIINDHKMRNATLNEEAEDDLVDVLLKVQQHGDLEFP, encoded by the coding sequence ATGGAGCTGGCATTTCCCACCTTCTCAGTCCTTCTAACCTTTCTTCTCTATCTCTTCATGCTGctgaaaaagggaaagaaatcaAAAACCGTTGAAAAAACTTTGAATTTGCTTCCAGCCCCATTGAAATTACCTTCCATAGGAAACTTGCACCAGGCGGGAGGCTCCCTACCCCATCACAGATTAAGAGACTTGGCCAGGAAATATGGGCCATTTATGCACCTACGGCTCGGGGAAGTTTCCGGTGTGGTAGTTTCATCTCCCAGGTATGCCAGAGAAGTTATGAAAACCCATGATATAAACTTTGCATCAATGCCTCAGATGGTGGCCACACATATCCTGTCTTATGATTCTGCTGATATAATCTTTGCACCGTATGGTGATTCCTGGAGACAATTACGAAAAATCTGCATGTTGGAGCTTTTTAGCACGATAAGGGTCAAGTCTTTCCGATCAATTAGAGAGGAAGAGGTGTCCGCTCTCATTCATTGGCTTGCTTCAAATACGGGATCACCAATCAATCTTACAGAGAAAAATTTCACACTGATTTATGGAATCAATTCCAGGGCAGCCTTTGGCGGCAAATCTAAAGATCAAGAACTATTCATATCACTTATGAAAGACATTGTAGAAGTGACGGCAGGTTTTAATATTGCAGATCTGTTTCCTTCCATTGGATTTCTCCAATGGATCACTGGATTCAAGTCCCGTGTAGAGAAGCTGCATCAAGAAGCCGACAGAATAGTCGAACAAATCATAAATGACCACAAGATGAGGAATGCAACATTGAATGAGGAGGCTGAAGATGATCTGGTTGACGTTCTTCTGAAGGTTCAACAGCATGGTGATCTTGAATTTCCGTGA
- the LOC123217753 gene encoding cytochrome P450 71D10-like produces MELLLPSFTPIFIFILFLFMAVKIIKGSKSRNSSSKMPPGPCKLPLIGNLHQLVGSLPHRRLRDLARKYGPLMHLQLGEVSTIVVSSPEIAREVMKTHDINFADRPLLVSAKLASYEYTNIGFSPYGNYWRQLRKIATIELLSARRVQSLRSISEEEVSNLINAIQANEGSVINLSDKIVRLTYGVTARAAFGERCKDEEAFVSCVLEAVEAATGFSLVDFYPSVKAIHIISRSDLKLEKLHQRSDRILEKILNQHKEKARTQMGERGGKEDLVDVLLRVQREGDLEFPLTDSNIKAVIWDIFSAGGETSTTALLWAMTELIRNPRAMKEAQAEVRRVFNGKGNVGDTEIQELKYLKSVVKETLRLHAPAPLLLPRECRESCEINGYKIPEKTRVIVNGWAICRDPRYWNEAETFYPERFLNSSIDFRGMDFEYIPFGAGRRICPGLTYALPNIELPLAQLLYHFDWKLPNEMNPEDLDVSEVFGITLGRKTDLMLIPLTYRP; encoded by the exons ATGGAGCTTCTACTTCCCTCGTTCACCCCgatatttattttcatcctCTTCTTGTTCATGGCTGTCAAAATAATAAAGGGATCAAAATCCAGGAACTCAAGCTCAAAGATGCCTCCAGGGCCCTGTAAACTACCTCTCATTGGGAACTTGCACCAGCTGGTTGGTTCACTACCCCATCGCCGCCTCAGAGACTTGGCCAGAAAATATGGACCCTTGATGCACCTCCAGCTCGGTGAAGTTTCAACCATCGTAGTTTCTTCTCCAGAGATTGCCCGAGAAGTTATGAAAACCCATGACATCAACTTTGCAGACAGACCACTTCTGGTTTCCGCTAAGTTGGCAAGTTATGAGTATACTAATATTGGTTTTTCACCGTATGGAAATTATTGGAGACAGCTACGAAAAATTGCAACCATAGAGCTCTTAAGTGCAAGGCGAGTCCAATCGCTGCGATCAATCAGTGAAGAGGAGGTCTCAAATCTCATTAATGCCATACAGGCTAATGAAGGATCAGTAATCAATCTCAGTGATAAAATAGTCAGGTTGACATACGGCGTAACAGCCAGGGCGGCTTTTGGGGAAAGATGCAAAGATGAAGAAGCTTTCGTATCATGTGTATTGGAAGCCGTAGAGGCAGCTACAGGTTTCTCCCTTGTTGATTTCTACCCTTCTGTTAAAGCAATTCATATTATTAGTAGATCGGATCTGAAGCTTGAGAAGCTGCATCAGAGGAGTGACAGAATACTGGAAAAAATCCTGAATCAGCATAAAGAGAAGGCAAGGACACAAATGGGTGAAAGAGGAGGAAAGGAAGATTTAGTTGATGTTCTTTTGAGAGTCCAGCGAGAGGGTGACCTTGAATTTCCCCTAACTGACAGCAACATCAAAGCAGTCATCTGG GATATTTTTAGCGCTGGAGGTGAGACATCAACAACGGCTTTACTGTGGGCAATGACAGAATTGATAAGAAACCCAAGGGCAATGAAAGAGGCACAAGCTGAAGTAAGACGAGTGTTTAATGGGAAAGGAAATGTTGGCGACACTGAAATTCAGGAATTGAAGTACttgaaatcagtggtaaaagaAACCCTAAGGCTGCACGCTCCTGCACCTCTTTTACTTCCGAGGGAATGCAGAGAGAGTTGCGAGATTAATGGGTACAAAATTCCTGAAAAAACCAGAGTCATTGTCAACGGATGGGCAATCTGTAGAGATCCCAGATATTGGAACGAGGCTGAGACATTCTATCCTGAGAGATTTCTTAACAGCTCAATTGATTTCCGGGGGATGGACTTCGAATACATTCCATTTGGAGCTGGAAGGAGAATTTGTCCAGGTTTGACCTATGCACTACCAAATATTGAGCTGCCACTGGCACAACTTCTTTACCATTTTGATTGGAAGCTCCCGAATGAGATGAATCCTGAAGATCTAGACGTGAGTGAGGTCTTTGGTATAACTTTGGGAAGGAAAACAGACTTGATGCTGATTCCCCTCACTTATCGTCCTTAG